A region from the Medicago truncatula cultivar Jemalong A17 chromosome 6, MtrunA17r5.0-ANR, whole genome shotgun sequence genome encodes:
- the LOC112422905 gene encoding uncharacterized protein, with amino-acid sequence MEEHITLILHHGGDLVRNENRRLQYVGGEFCVWEKIYVDELCLWDIEKMVKHCKSYFKVSKLGYMKPYEGVANDLNICLTPLTTDQHILDILDGNEEPVCGSQMKKTYNDTQCGRCGLLGHNARSCMMQGVSRRPKENPGNVDAVDENAGNVDVVDENAGNVDAVDENAGNTPNEVLENAPNFVPGNAPNEVPENVVPTIDPNEVPANVVPENAPYFVQHNVVAHAGQSLAPRRYGLRGPVPSANRPKNTPTRGPAPAHPTPAGMIRVPYPTYGPPGSTQPQFMEFIPTPGFSKK; translated from the exons ATGGAAGAGCATATAACACTAATACTGCATCATGGTGGTGATTTAGTGCGAAATGAGAATCGGAGGCTGCAATATGTTGGCGGTGAATTCTGTGTATGGGAaaagatatatgttgatgagtTGTGTTTGTGGGACATTGAGAAGATGGTGAAACATTGCAAAAGCTACTTCAAGGTATCTAAACTAGGGTACATGAAGCCGTATGAGGGTGTTGCAAATGATCTGAACATCTGCTTGACTCCATTGACAACTGATCAACATATTTTGGATATTTTGGATGGTAATGAGGAACCTGTTTGTGGGAGTCAGATGAAGAAGACATACAATGACACTCAATGTGGGAGGTGTGGATTGCTTGGTCATAATGCAAGAAGTTGTATGATGCAAGGTGTTAGTAGGAGACCAAAGGAAAATCCTGGCAATGTAGATGCTGTGGATGAAAATGCTGGCAATGTAGATGTTGTGGATGAAAATGCTGGCAATGTAGATGCTGTGGACGAAAATGCTGGGAATACTCCTAATGAAGTGCTAGAAAATGCTCCTAACTTTGTGCCTGGAAATGCTCCTAATGAAGTGCCAGAAAATGTTGTGCCAACAATTGATCCTAATGAAGTGCCTGCAAATGTTGTGCCAGAAAATGCTCCTTACTTTGTGCAACATAATGTTGTTGCACATGCTGGACAG aGTCTTGCACCAAGGAGGTATGGCCTTAGAGGACCAGTTCCTTCAGCTAATAGGCCAAAGAATACACCAACGAGGGGTCCTGCACCAGCTCATCCAACTCCTGCTGGCATGATTAGGGTTCCATATCCAACCTATGGTCCACCCGGTTCGACTCAACCTCAATTCATGGAGTTTATACCAACTCCCGGATTTTCCAAGAAGTGA
- the LOC120575769 gene encoding putative pentatricopeptide repeat-containing protein At1g12700, mitochondrial, translating to MFSSSSSSSMLPRYYDVPDSHFVPKKFQSFQFLKNTHFNFIPYSSSKINFISYSSTSTTFHSNNDVDDAVSLFNRLLRRNTTPPAFEFNKILGSLVKSKHYHTVLYLSQKMEFRGIKPNLVNCNILINCFCQLGLIPFAFSVFAKILKMGYVPDTITFTTLIKGLCLKGQIQQAFLFHDKVVALGFHFDQISYGTLIHGLCKVGETRAALDLLQRVDGNLVQPNVVMYNTIIDSMCKVKLVNEAFDLFSEMISKGISPDVVTYSALISGFCILGKLNDAIDLFNKMILENIKPDVYTFNILVNAFCKDGKMKEGKTVFDMMMKQGIKPNFVTYNSLMDGYCLVKEVNKAKSIFNTMAQGGVNPDIQSYSIMINGFCKIKKFDEAMNLFKEMHRKNIIPDVVTYSSLIDGLSKSGRISYALQLVDQMHDRGVPPTIRTYNSILDALCKIHQVDKAIALLTKLKDKGIQPNMYTYSILIKGLCQSGKLEDARKVFEGLLVKGHNLNVDTYTIMIQGFCVEGLFNEALALLSKMEDNGCIPDAKTYEIIILSLFKKDENDMAEKLLREMIARGLL from the coding sequence ATGTttagttcttcttcttcttcttcgatgTTGCCGAGGTACTATGATGTTCCTGATTCTCACTTTGTTCCAAAAAAGTTTCAatcttttcaatttcttaaaaacacccatttcaatttcattccttattcttcttctaaaataaattttatttcttattcttcaaCTTCAACCACATTCCATAGTAataatgatgttgatgatgctGTTTCTTTGTTCAATCGCTTGCTCCGTCGGAATACCACTCCACCTGCCTTCGAATTCAATAAGATTTTAGGTTCCCTTGTCAAATCCAAACATTACCACACTGTTCTTTACCTTTCTCAAAAAATGGAATTTAGAGGAATTAAACCTAACTTAGTCAATTGCAACATCCTTATCAATTGTTTCTGTCAATTGGGTCTTATCCCTTTTGCTTTTTCTGTTTTCGCAAAGATTCTCAAAATGGGTTACGTGCCAGATACCATAACCTTCACTACACTCATCAAGGGTCTTTGTCTCAAAGGTCAGATCCAGCAAGCATTTCTCTTTCATGATAAGGTGGTGGCGCTTGGATTTCATTTCGACCAAATTAGCTATGGGACCTTGATCCATGGCTTATGTAAGGTAGGAGAAACAAGAGCAGCCCTTGACTTACTCCAACGAGTTGATGGTAATTTGGTTCAGCCTAATGTGGTAATGTACAACACCATTATTGATAGCATGTGCAAAGTTAAACTTGTTAATGAagcttttgatttattttctgaAATGATTTCTAAGGGGATTTCTCCCGATGTTGTTACTTACAGTGCTTTAATTAGTGGTTTTTGCATTCTTGGTAAACTGAATGATGCAATTGATCtgtttaataaaatgatattggaAAACATCAAACCGGATGTGTATACTTTTAATATATTGGTTAATGCATTTTGTAAGGACGGAAAGATGAAAGAAGGTAAAACTGTGTTTGATATGATGATGAAACAAGGCATCAAACCTAATTTTGTTACTTATAACTCTTTAATGGATGGATATTGCCTAGTTAAAGAAGTGAATAAGGCTAAGAGTATATTCAACACTATGGCTCAGGGGGGAGTGAATCCTGATATTCAGAGTTACAGTATCATGATTAACGGGTTTTGTAAGATTAAAAAGTTTGATGAAGCCATGAATCTCTTTAAAGAAATGCATCGCAAAAACATTATTCCTGATGTCGTAACTTACAGTTCCCTTATTGATGGTTTAAGCAAATCAGGGAGAATCTCATATGCTTTGCAGCTTGTCGATCAGATGCATGATAGAGGTGTACCACCTACTATACGTACTTACAATTCTATATTAGATGCTTTATGCAAAATCCATCAAGTTGACAAAGCAATTGCATTGTTAACGAAATTGAAAGACAAGGGTATTCAACCAAATATGTACACATACAGTATTCTTATCAAAGGACTGTGCCAAAGTGGAAAACTGGAGGATGCACGTAAAGTTTTTGAAGGTCTTTTGGTCAAAGGCCATAATCTAAATGTCGATACATATACCATTATGATCCAAGGGTTTTGTGTCGAGGGCTTGTTTAATGAAGCGTTGGCCTTGCTGTCAAAAATGGAAGACAATGGCTGCATTCCAGATGCTAAAACTTATGAAATAATTATCCTTTCTCTGttcaaaaaagatgaaaatgatatgGCAGAGAAACTTCTTCGTGAAATGATCGCGAGAGGTCTACTGTAA
- the LOC11420208 gene encoding LOW QUALITY PROTEIN: pentatricopeptide repeat-containing protein At1g62670, mitochondrial (The sequence of the model RefSeq protein was modified relative to this genomic sequence to represent the inferred CDS: inserted 2 bases in 1 codon), which translates to MFSSSSSSSMLPRYYVVPDSHFVPKKFQSFQFLKNTHFNFIPYSSSKINLIPYSSTSTTFHSNNDVDDAVSLFNRLLRQNPTPPAFEFNKILGSLVKSKHYHTVLSLSQKMEFRGIKPNLFNCNILIYCFCQLGLIPXAFSVFAKILKMGYHPNTITLNTLIKGLCLKGQIHQAFLFHDKLVALGFHLDQVSYGTLIHGLCKVGETRAALDLLQRVDGKLVQLNAVMYNTVIYGMCKDKHVNDAFDLYSEMVSKGISPNVVTYSALISGFFVVGKLKDAIDLFNKIILENIKPDGYTFNILVDGFCKDRKMKEGKTVFAMMMKQGIIPDVVTYNSLMDGYCLVKEVNTAKSIFNTMAQGGVNPDIRSYNILINGFCKIKKVDKAMNLFNEMHCKNIIPNVVTYNSLIDGLSKSGRISYALQLVDQMHDRGVPPNILTYNSIIDALFKTHQVDKAIALITKFKDQGIQPSMYTYTILIKGLCQSGKLEDARKVFEDLLVKGYNLDVYAYTIMIQGFCVEGLFNEALALLSKMEDNGCIPDAKTYEIIILSLFKKDENDMAEKLLREMIARGLP; encoded by the exons ATGTttagttcttcttcttcttcttcgatgTTGCCGAGGTACTATGTTGTTCCTGATTCTCACTTTGTTCCAAAAAAGTTTCAatcttttcaatttcttaaaaacacccatttcaatttcattccttattcttcttcaaaaataaatttgattccTTATTCTTCAACTTCAACCACATTCCATAGTAataatgatgttgatgatgctGTTTCTTTGTTCAATCGCTTGCTTCGTCAGAATCCCACTCCACCTGCCTTCGAATTCAATAAGATTTTAGGTTCCCTTGTCAAATCCAAACATTACCACACTGTTCTTTCCCTTTCTCAAAAAATGGAATTTAGAGGAATTAAACCTAACTTATTCAATTGCAACATTCTCATCTATTGTTTCTGTCAATTGGGTCTTATCCC TGCTTTTTCTGTTTTCGCAAAGATTCTCAAAATGGGTTATCATCCCAATACCATAACATTGAATACACTCATCAAGGGTCTCTGTCTCAAAGGTCAGATCCATCAAGCATTTCTCTTTCATGACAAGCTGGTAGCGCTTGGATTTCATTTGGACCAAGTTAGTTATGGAACCTTGATCCATGGCTTATGTAAGGTAGGAGAAACAAGAGCAGCCCTTGACTTGCTCCAACGAGTTGATGGTAAATTGGTTCAGCTTAATGCGGTAATGTACAATACCGTTATTTATGGTATGTGTAAAGATAAACATGTTAATGATGCTTTTGATTTATATTCTGAAATGGTTTCTAAGGGAATTTCTCCCAATGTTGTTACTTACAGTGCTTTAATTAGTGGGTTTTTCGTTGTTGGTAAACTGAAAGATGCAATTGAtctgtttaataaaataatattggaaAACATCAAACCGGATGGGTATACTTTTAATATATTGGTTGATGGATTTTGTAAGGACAGAAAGATGAAAGAAGGTAAAACTGTGTTTGCTATGATGATGAAACAAGGCATCATACCTGATGTTGTTACTTATAACTCTTTAATGGATGGATATTGCCTAGTTAAAGAAGTGAATACGGCTAAGAGTATATTCAACACTATGGCTCAAGGCGGAGTGAATCCTGATATTCGCAGTTACAATATCTTGATTAATGGGTTTTGTAAGATTAAAAAGGTCGATAAAGCTATGAATCTCTTTAATGAAATGCATTGCAAAAACATTATTCCTAATGTGGTGACTTACAATTCTCTTATTGATGGTTTAAGCAAATCAGGGAGAATCTCATATGCTTTGCAGCTTGTCGATCAGATGCATGATAGAGGTGTACCACCTAATATACTTACTTACAATTCTATAATAGATGCTTTATTCAAAACCCATCAAGTTGACAAAGCAATTGCATTGATAACGAAATTTAAAGACCAGGGTATTCAACCAAGCATGTACACATACAC TATTCTTATCAAAGGACTGTGCCAAAGTGGAAAACTGGAGGATGCACGTAAAGTTTTTGAAGATCTTTTGGTCAAAGGCTACAATCTTGATGTCTATGCATATACCATTATGATCCAAGGGTTTTGTGTCGAGGGCTTGTTTAATGAAGCGTTGGCCTTGCTGTCAAAAATGGAAGACAATGGCTGCATTCCAGATGCTAAAACTTATGAAATAATTATCCTTTCTCTGttcaaaaaagatgaaaatgatatgGCAGAGAAACTTCTTCGTGAAATGATCGCGAGAGGTCTACCGTAA